One genomic window of Desulfuromonas acetoxidans DSM 684 includes the following:
- a CDS encoding putative bifunctional diguanylate cyclase/phosphodiesterase encodes MSIPTIPTSANPAGLPVSLQGRLERTHLITRVRWQLISAIVVFCLVAEIMLVWSQSTFDLSILQYALLLGTLSTLNLYNLIYHYYYLKIARFAFIDHLHILLDIFVVTVLIHFTGGGNSWLWPLYLVTTIEAAFLLENRRDVLGIGALNGLFYAWALIAGHYNLLPYIYQPLDGTPALSETFLLLLWLWVTLLNTAIAFICTFLTHALRRKTAEASTLARRLGNFLNHANDLIIQFRPDGTIDYANQASRSILNIDPDSNEINISSLIDPTDRPRWQRQVLLLENGTSFPATELLMRTNSDQQAIILDSNVTLLEENDGQWTLWGIFRDITARRQAEARLDQLTNFDQLTGLAHRSNFMERAEQVTLMAKRERKNTAFLIINIDRFKLINDALGSAIGDEVLKAVSQRLLNQVREVDVVGRLNGDEFVIMLVNVESADIVHNLAVKITQALTPMIAINSHELFLTTSTGIALYPQDGDTPEELLKQAEIALLSVKSTGRNGIQFFTDQIDLNQNSRLRLLNGLHLALQQQQFVLHYQPKVNIHTGQITSVEALIRWNHPEMGWVMPTEFIPLAEESGLIGIIGRWVLEEACRQCLIWQQQGLPPIRMAVNFSGHQLQQESLLKSITDVLKKTGLAAQWLEVEITETVIMQNPEVTINILQAIQKLGVHIAIDDFGTGYSSLAYLKRFPVNTLKIDRAFVRDIEQSDTDAAIVGAILKMGATLKLNIVAEGVETHGQRKFLEQHNCHEIQGFLYSPAVPPERIVEMVRQGENGTG; translated from the coding sequence ATGAGCATACCAACCATCCCGACATCGGCGAATCCAGCAGGTCTGCCCGTCAGCCTGCAGGGTCGACTCGAACGCACCCACCTGATCACCCGCGTTCGCTGGCAACTGATCAGCGCCATCGTCGTGTTCTGCCTAGTGGCCGAAATCATGCTGGTCTGGTCGCAATCGACGTTCGACCTGTCAATCCTTCAATACGCCCTGCTGCTCGGCACCCTCTCGACCCTCAATCTTTACAATCTGATCTACCACTACTACTACCTTAAAATCGCTCGCTTTGCCTTTATCGACCACCTGCACATCCTGCTGGATATTTTTGTTGTCACCGTATTGATCCACTTCACCGGCGGCGGCAACAGTTGGTTGTGGCCTCTATACCTGGTGACAACGATTGAGGCGGCCTTTTTGCTCGAAAACCGCCGTGACGTTCTCGGCATCGGTGCGCTGAACGGCCTGTTTTACGCCTGGGCACTGATCGCCGGCCATTACAACCTGCTGCCGTACATCTACCAGCCGCTTGATGGAACCCCGGCACTGTCAGAAACTTTTCTGTTGCTGCTCTGGTTGTGGGTCACCCTGCTCAATACAGCCATCGCCTTTATCTGCACTTTTCTCACCCATGCCCTGCGTCGCAAAACTGCCGAAGCATCAACACTGGCACGCCGTCTGGGGAACTTTCTCAACCATGCCAACGACCTGATTATTCAATTTCGACCCGATGGCACCATTGATTACGCCAACCAAGCGTCACGCTCCATTCTTAACATCGATCCGGACAGCAACGAAATCAACATCAGCAGCCTGATCGACCCGACGGATCGCCCCCGCTGGCAACGCCAGGTTCTCTTGCTGGAAAACGGTACGTCCTTTCCAGCCACAGAGCTGCTTATGCGCACGAATAGCGACCAGCAAGCGATCATTCTCGACAGTAACGTTACTCTGCTAGAAGAAAACGATGGCCAGTGGACCTTGTGGGGTATCTTTCGCGACATCACCGCCCGCCGCCAGGCCGAAGCGCGCCTTGACCAGTTGACCAACTTTGACCAGCTCACCGGACTGGCCCACCGTTCGAATTTTATGGAGCGCGCTGAACAAGTGACCCTGATGGCCAAGCGAGAACGGAAAAACACCGCCTTTCTGATCATCAATATTGACCGCTTCAAACTGATCAACGATGCCCTGGGCAGCGCCATTGGCGACGAGGTGCTCAAAGCCGTCAGTCAACGCCTGCTCAACCAGGTCCGTGAAGTCGACGTGGTCGGCCGACTCAATGGCGATGAGTTCGTCATCATGCTGGTTAACGTCGAAAGTGCCGACATCGTTCACAACCTGGCGGTTAAAATCACCCAGGCACTCACGCCGATGATCGCCATCAACAGCCACGAGCTATTTTTGACCACCAGCACCGGTATCGCACTCTATCCTCAGGATGGCGACACCCCGGAAGAACTGTTGAAACAAGCCGAAATCGCACTGCTGTCGGTCAAGTCCACCGGCCGTAACGGCATCCAGTTTTTTACCGACCAGATCGACCTGAATCAAAACAGTCGTCTGCGTCTGCTCAACGGGCTTCACCTGGCGCTTCAGCAGCAACAATTTGTGCTGCATTATCAGCCCAAGGTTAATATCCACACCGGCCAGATCACGTCGGTGGAAGCCCTGATCCGCTGGAACCACCCGGAGATGGGCTGGGTTATGCCGACAGAATTTATCCCGCTGGCTGAAGAATCGGGGCTGATCGGTATCATCGGCCGCTGGGTCCTTGAGGAGGCCTGCCGCCAATGCCTGATCTGGCAACAGCAGGGTCTACCGCCTATTCGCATGGCTGTCAACTTCTCCGGCCATCAGCTCCAGCAGGAAAGTCTGCTGAAAAGCATCACTGACGTGCTTAAAAAAACCGGACTTGCCGCCCAATGGCTGGAAGTTGAGATTACCGAGACGGTGATCATGCAGAACCCCGAAGTCACCATCAACATCCTTCAGGCCATCCAGAAACTCGGCGTGCATATCGCCATTGACGATTTCGGCACCGGCTATTCATCTCTGGCCTACCTGAAACGGTTTCCGGTCAACACCCTGAAAATCGACCGGGCCTTTGTACGCGATATCGAACAGAGCGACACCGATGCCGCGATTGTCGGAGCGATCCTTAAAATGGGAGCCACCCTGAAACTCAACATTGTTGCCGAAGGGGTTGAAACCCATGGTCAGCGCAAGTTTCTAGAACAGCATAACTGTCATGAAATTCAGGGATTTCTCTATAGCCCGGCGGTGCCGCCGGAACGAATTGTGGAAATGGTACGCCAAGGTGAAAACGGGACAGGATAA
- a CDS encoding S1 RNA-binding domain-containing protein, translated as MIQIGCWHTLVVMSRDDRGATLLLEEQPVLLPKKECPIATQVGDEMTVFVYNGRQDQLVATFKKPLAEANQFALMRVSQANKFGAFVDWGLDKELLVPFAEQPERLKAGRDYIVHVGIDNSGRLIGSTRIERFLEVDEIPFNPGEEVDVLIWQLTELGAKVIVNNRYAGLIYKDELPPDLKRGELGKAYVMRVRDDNLIDITLRKVGKAGMDEARQVVFQALQAEGRLPLTDKSAPEEIEQMLGLSKKAFKRAVGMLYKEQLIELDEREIRLR; from the coding sequence ATGATTCAAATAGGTTGTTGGCATACACTGGTGGTGATGTCGCGTGATGATCGTGGAGCAACATTGCTCCTGGAAGAGCAGCCCGTGTTGCTGCCGAAAAAAGAGTGCCCCATCGCCACCCAGGTGGGCGATGAGATGACGGTGTTTGTTTATAACGGCCGTCAGGATCAATTGGTGGCAACCTTTAAGAAGCCTTTGGCCGAGGCCAATCAGTTTGCTCTGATGCGTGTCAGCCAGGCCAATAAGTTCGGAGCATTCGTTGATTGGGGCCTCGACAAGGAGTTGCTGGTGCCGTTTGCCGAGCAACCGGAGCGGTTGAAGGCTGGCCGCGATTATATTGTCCATGTCGGCATCGATAACAGTGGGCGGCTGATCGGCAGTACCCGCATCGAGCGCTTTCTTGAAGTGGACGAGATTCCTTTCAACCCAGGTGAAGAGGTGGACGTGCTGATCTGGCAGTTGACCGAGCTGGGCGCCAAAGTCATTGTCAATAACCGCTACGCCGGTTTGATCTACAAGGATGAGCTGCCTCCTGATCTCAAACGTGGAGAACTGGGCAAGGCCTATGTCATGCGGGTGCGTGATGATAATTTGATCGACATTACCCTGCGCAAGGTAGGTAAAGCCGGTATGGATGAGGCGCGTCAGGTGGTGTTCCAGGCCTTGCAGGCAGAAGGTCGTTTGCCGCTGACCGACAAGAGCGCTCCCGAAGAAATTGAGCAGATGTTGGGATTGAGTAAGAAGGCGTTCAAGCGGGCGGTTGGCATGTTGTACAAAGAGCAGCTGATTGAGCTTGATGAGCGGGAGATTCGCCTGCGTTGA